In Trichoplusia ni isolate ovarian cell line Hi5 chromosome 2, tn1, whole genome shotgun sequence, the DNA window GACTACCTCACTAAATTCTTACCACGCGAATTAGATGTTCTGATAAGAATCAACCACCCTCACATAGTGCATGTGTCCAATATATTTCAACGGCGCGCTAAATACTTCATTTTTCTACGTTTCGCAGAAAACGGCGATTTGCTAGATTTTTTGACACAAAACGGCGCAGTGCCAGAGAATCAGAGCAGGCTATGGATGCGGCAAATTTTGTCGGGAATTAACTACATACACACTATGAACATTGCACATAGAGATCTgaaatgtgaaaatatattaataacatcGAATTATAACGTGAAGATTACTGACTTCGGTTTTGCCCGTAACGTGCGGTCCAAAGATCGCGACATTTTGAGCGAGACGTATTGTGGTTCTTTGTCCTACGCAGCCCCCGAAGTTTTGAAGGGTGTGCCCTACTTACCCAAATTTGCGGATATGTGGTCCCTCGGCATCATTCTGTACACGATGCTTAATAAAGCACTGCCGTTTAATGAGACGTCTGTCAAGAAGCTTTATGAGAAGCAGGTACTCTATCCTAACATTTTCTATGcatcaattagtttttttttatttacgcacATTTAAAGAAGCTTATTTGTCTGTAAGGTGATGCGTAAGTGGCGTTTTCGTACAAGTGTAGTCAACCAACTGTCGTCGGAATGCAAACACCAAGTAACTCAGCTGATGGAGCCTGATCCCAAAAGCCGACCGAGCGCTGGAAGCATCTTTAACGGGCCCTGGATTGGGATGGACCCGAGACTTGctagtaaatatttatcacttcTTCCAATGGATCGTGGAACTTAGGAATGTAGAAAGGACAGCAAGGCATTATTTGACATAATAAATTAGGTATCTAACAGTTTAAGACAAGGTTTTTAGAGACACTTCCCCCTACATATCTATGTTCCATATTCGAGACGCTTCAAAGTGATTTTGGTTTATATTTCAGTGATTATTCGAAACTAATATGTATTGAATTTTATAGAGTTAACATTTTTAGAAGAATCCTTGCTTAAACAAGCACAGGAGGAGGCACAAAAGAGAGAACGTGAAGCGGAAGAAGAAAGTGAGGTCGAAAGAATAGCAGAGTTACGTCGCAAAGGACGTGGTAAAGgtaattaactttataattgTAATCTGCTCTACACGAAAATGGGCCGTATGGCTCTTGTAATAAGGTATATATTCAATTAGTTGATACTATTACTGTGACTGCTTAGTTAGTTACTCTATGTACTTACTCAtaaagtaaatatgtttttctctGTTACAGAGGGcttaaaagtattgaaaaactCTGAAGCACTCTATGACAAATCAcaacaattatttgaaaataaagaatattaaaaaaaaaatgaaaatcagtAATTGTGTTCATTctgtatttattaaacttttaaaattctatattttatattttattaaggtattgtaaaaattgttttaatacgtAATTGTACAAAGactttgttgttttaatgataTACATCGGTGAAATTATTCACTCACTAGTTTATAACTCGTATTTATAAAGCCTATGGAAGACGAGGGACTATCGTAGAGGGCTTACATCATTTATAACATTTGGCACAACGTGTTAGGAACAGGATTATGGATAAATCTATTGTTTCAAAAAATCTGTAAACGTTTCAAAAAACAACGAAACTATTACTGATAGCTTAACATTGTGCGAACAGAGGTACAGAGAATAAATAAAGCCTGGTTCACACGAACTGACAGTTATGAAACAAATGCAATATTCATGACATAGTTATCAGAGGGCTCATGTAACCGACTGcttacaatgtaattataacatattaataaTAGAGGACTTGAAATGAACGATTCCTCAAGTCGTCTCATACCTAcctaagaaaatatattataaactggTATATCTCTTATGACTATGAAAATTACTTTCAGAATATGGAGAAGAGACCAGATTAATATTGTCGCCTTTCAGTCGATTCCTAATAAGCTacttaaatacttgtaaaagaGCTAAGTACGGTAAAAATTGTAACAACTGTATATTACTTTATATGAAGTGTTAGTTGAATGCGTTTCTctttaaatcgaaaatgattttttggtAAAACATTATGGAATGTCTAttgcttgttttatttgtatatttaataacatttactcAACCAGCACTTACACGCAAGACTTTCAATattaactaaactaaaaaaataaagttacaataaatattttcttaattaaatgttgaaCTAACAATCTCTATTTTCTTTCTGGTTGTCACATGTGTAAAAGTTTcaagttacaaaaaaacattattgatgaaaataattttagattaaatagCGAATGATTTTAGtacattgattttgtttttattttttgcttgtgCCATCAACAGCTTGATAGCTTAATAATTAGAAacttaagtattaatttacaataaaaatagctGAAGTTGGAAatctgttaataaataaacgacaaCCATTAACAAAACAAGTCACAAATAATTTTCCTCATTCTCAAGTTTTGGCAGTTGCATtcaatattagttattattattcttttaaaaaactacatcatatttttactttttaaattaataccttGGACACTATTTCGAGGTTTAAgtcttaaaatataacttttaggGCTGAAACGCCAAAATATAGAATTTAGCACCAACACACTCTCAAAATAAGACTTAATACctcgataaaattatttactaacaTTTAAAACGTGAACCATACAACGGAAAATATACTTTATGATGATctcaaatttgttaaaatttcaaagaTTCTAAACACCCTATTGTCTTCTGTACTTCATTTGAGAAAATGCATTAATATTTTCACCATTCCTtaactaaaatgtttttaacaacatTGAAATCGATATATTAGTTTTAGAGGCAATCCATTCAACATTAATAAACACTATCTCGCCACAATCTTAACAAGTATTTTCTCGTTCATAAAACGATGAATATGAATACATTACATGATACTTTGTTCAACCGTTTCGTATATGATTTACTTAGAACACAAGGGATAGTTACAGGAGGCACTAGGAGCAATACGCTATTGGGAAACTGTTGTATCTTTACAGACTTTTAGTATGGAGATATTTCTATTTAGAACGTTGACACAGATGGCTGAGTGGCATAGGGCACTATGTTAATCACGACTGTGGATGACGTTTTGTAAGATCAATTTGCTTTGTAGGGaacaaacaattgttttaattgttaactGCTAAAGATTAAATTGCTTTGAATGACACTCGAATTCAATAGACCAAATTGTAACATTGAAGTTTATGTCGTTTATACGTATAGTTAGTCAATAACGTCAGTACTAGCGCCTCCTTTCAGTTATGTATATTGTCCAAGGTGTTACTGCGCGCGCGCCTCGTCACGCAGGGGAGAGACACCCGACGCGACGTCCGCTGCTGCTGATTTTACTTTCATCGTCTGTAAACATTGGCAATGGTCTTTATAATTTGATACTTGAGACAATTTAGTATCACAATTAGGTGTATTTTATATAGTCgatacttatttgtaaaaatgactTAAAATTTTAGGAATAAATAACTTACACTTTTTCTATATTACCCGAACCACCAAAAGCCAAAAAGCCCAATTATTATTGCCGTTGTTAAATTTTGTTACAGAAGTAAACAATCACCAAACTACAGTGCACACTCGTTAATAGTGCAAAACACACACACctctacatttttttgaaaatgaaaatacagaatgaaacttacaaaaaaaacttactatGTTGGTGTGTACTTAACGTGACTACTCCGCCAAAAATGTGTATGACTATGCACGTTTTTCTGCTTATgaaatatatcaaaacaaaccaaaaatacaaaataagctGGTCATTCACTCAGCAACACGATTTCAAATTTCTTGTAAATATTACAATCCTTATTGACCAAGCGTCAAAACTTCGAGGAGATCTACCCTAGATCTCCTCGAAGTTTTGACGCTATGAAGAGgcttataccaaaaaaaaaaataaagctagcCAAATATTTCTACGCGATATCATCAGGAATGTAAGCACACAGTGGTAAcactaaaattttataataaacatttcccataaaaaaatatcccatTTAAATTGTTCAGATTATTAACTGACTTAAGTTACAATTAGCATAAAAATAGGCCAAgaaatttgaaatcaaaattaatttctcaaATCTCACACTTAATTCTGATTGTATAGAGGGCGTATCCACCACTctacagcgccatctatataCAATATATACGACATATATTTAGAAAACTGATGATATCGGTAGAGGTGCATCTATACAGATTAGTGATGTTAGTATAGGCGACTTACTGGCGAGTTTGTTATGTCACCTGAGCAGTCATCGTGTAGCGGGCACACGAGGTCGCCAAGGTCAAGGTCGTCCTTGCTCTTCTTGCGTTTCAACGAGAACTGGCTTTTCTTTGGTACCTGTAGAATATGGGGATGTTTGAAG includes these proteins:
- the LOC113508494 gene encoding testis-specific serine/threonine-protein kinase 6-like encodes the protein MGPATEKVDLSTTQSDLMVLQEKGFILEKMVGEGSYAKVYKATHMVDETRHAIMACKVIDTAQAPRDYLTKFLPRELDVLIRINHPHIVHVSNIFQRRAKYFIFLRFAENGDLLDFLTQNGAVPENQSRLWMRQILSGINYIHTMNIAHRDLKCENILITSNYNVKITDFGFARNVRSKDRDILSETYCGSLSYAAPEVLKGVPYLPKFADMWSLGIILYTMLNKALPFNETSVKKLYEKQVMRKWRFRTSVVNQLSSECKHQVTQLMEPDPKSRPSAGSIFNGPWIGMDPRLAKLTFLEESLLKQAQEEAQKREREAEEESEVERIAELRRKGRGKEGLKVLKNSEALYDKSQQLFENKEY